A single Streptomyces sp. Edi2 DNA region contains:
- a CDS encoding YcxB family protein, producing MDISATFHLTTREYRGVIRKSPTIRGMLIICALMVVVGLISLLSDRPAMTPFCVGLGLPVFLEVVVRLAPRRSAALFAEPWTVRVTEETFALRTAVSKAEIGWDAYREAWERSGFWFVRQISGASSFIPKRALDDAQQAELAEFFARRLPPHKIRWYSPRSWR from the coding sequence ATGGACATCTCCGCCACGTTTCACCTGACCACCCGCGAGTACCGCGGAGTGATACGGAAATCACCGACCATTCGCGGGATGTTGATCATCTGCGCGCTGATGGTTGTGGTTGGTCTGATCAGCCTGCTGTCGGACCGTCCGGCGATGACGCCCTTCTGCGTCGGTCTGGGTTTGCCAGTGTTCCTGGAGGTGGTCGTCCGCCTCGCGCCTCGCAGATCCGCAGCGCTGTTCGCTGAGCCGTGGACGGTGCGTGTCACCGAGGAGACGTTCGCTCTGCGAACCGCAGTCAGTAAGGCAGAGATCGGCTGGGATGCGTACCGCGAGGCCTGGGAGCGCTCCGGATTCTGGTTCGTGCGGCAGATCAGCGGGGCGTCCAGCTTCATCCCGAAACGGGCTCTCGACGATGCTCAGCAGGCCGAGCTCGCCGAATTCTTCGCCCGGCGGCTGCCTCCGCACAAGATCCGCTGGTACAGCCCTCGCTCCTGGCGATAA
- a CDS encoding RICIN domain-containing protein: MTVEMIPRRPSSRRTAAMLTVPVAALALVLAPHNTPAAHADTDGLISQLSAHISQRDSSLWLNRAYEHADGTVYDLVTSSPPQQFTIDPHDDGTFRLINGVSSKCVDVATAAYAGDLTESDCADAAAQKWYVQPVSDAPEDAERFLIRHVGDDKCMVPGAVTSSATVAVRACKSNNAAQNWRIAAPVRELRTMAVKYALKQFDAKSGVVPRAEYKVDDSTTATLGDFQNVTADGGRIVNGTSETMDKMTNWSQTTGHTYTAGGSVTTTTGVTLGASDGPVKLNVDVAIQGNWSNSWRTDNTQGGSATIHIKPNQYGWFLRAQLTKKVTGTWTMTNDVGNSWTGVGTATVPAKEGTDGKNSDLIGCSSDSDLQVCKDHDPGRP, from the coding sequence ATGACCGTTGAGATGATCCCCCGGAGACCGTCATCGCGGAGGACCGCCGCGATGCTGACCGTCCCCGTTGCGGCGCTGGCACTCGTGTTGGCGCCGCACAACACGCCGGCCGCGCACGCGGACACCGACGGCCTCATCAGTCAGCTCTCTGCCCACATTTCACAGCGTGACAGCAGCTTGTGGCTCAACCGGGCCTACGAGCACGCCGACGGGACGGTCTATGACCTCGTCACCTCGTCGCCGCCTCAGCAATTCACGATCGATCCCCATGACGACGGAACCTTCCGCCTGATCAACGGCGTGTCCAGCAAGTGCGTCGATGTGGCCACCGCTGCCTACGCCGGTGACCTCACCGAGTCGGACTGCGCTGATGCCGCCGCGCAGAAGTGGTATGTACAGCCGGTGAGCGACGCGCCGGAGGACGCAGAGAGGTTTCTGATCCGCCACGTCGGCGATGACAAGTGCATGGTCCCCGGGGCCGTGACCTCTTCGGCCACGGTCGCAGTCCGCGCCTGCAAGAGCAACAACGCGGCGCAGAACTGGCGCATCGCCGCACCCGTGCGCGAGCTGCGCACGATGGCCGTCAAGTACGCCCTGAAGCAGTTCGACGCCAAGTCAGGCGTCGTCCCGAGGGCCGAGTACAAGGTGGACGACAGCACGACGGCGACCCTCGGTGACTTCCAGAACGTGACAGCCGACGGCGGGCGGATAGTGAACGGAACCAGCGAAACCATGGACAAGATGACGAATTGGAGTCAGACCACGGGCCACACCTACACCGCGGGCGGATCCGTCACCACCACAACAGGCGTGACCCTCGGTGCGAGCGACGGGCCGGTGAAGTTGAACGTCGACGTCGCGATCCAGGGGAACTGGTCGAACAGCTGGCGGACGGACAACACGCAGGGCGGATCCGCCACCATACACATCAAGCCCAATCAGTACGGCTGGTTCCTGCGCGCCCAGCTGACGAAGAAGGTGACCGGCACCTGGACGATGACCAACGACGTGGGGAACTCGTGGACGGGCGTCGGCACCGCCACGGTCCCGGCCAAGGAGGGGACCGACGGCAAGAACAGCGACCTGATCGGTTGCAGCTCTGACAGCGACCTTCAGGTCTGCAAGGACCACGATCCCGGACGCCCGTAA
- a CDS encoding MFS transporter, translated as MSHARTPDRSGGLIATLALAGITASVMQTLVTPLLADLPKILDTSPSNAAWVITATLLVAGVCVPITGRLGDMIGKRRMLLACAVPLTAGSVVCALAGSIVPMIIGRGLQGIGMGMIPLGIALLRDVVPAAKLSSSIALVSASMGIGGGIGLPVAAAVAQYADWRLLFWGAAALAAAVTVMILTLVPDVPATAKGQRFDAVGALGLAAGLVTLLLAVSKGADWGWGSATTLTLFATAAVTLTVWGWFEWRTREPLVDLRTTARPRVLLTNLASLCIGFGMYASMLVIPQLLQFPEATGYGLGQSMLAAGLWMLPGGLMMMVLSPVGGKLTNARGPKTTLISGALVLAAGYLASLLLAGTAWGLMAALVIMDSGVALAYGAMPALIMSTVPLSETAAANGFNALMRSLGTSIGAAVVGVVLAQMTTTVGGHTFTSENGFRTALIIGCALALVSAVIAALIPGPRTAQARHEAQPTPDTEPAPRPTAGALNGGT; from the coding sequence ATGTCTCATGCGCGCACGCCCGACCGCTCCGGCGGGTTGATCGCGACGCTCGCCCTCGCCGGCATCACCGCCTCGGTGATGCAGACCCTGGTCACCCCGCTGCTGGCCGACCTGCCGAAGATCCTCGACACGTCCCCCTCCAACGCGGCCTGGGTCATCACCGCCACCCTGCTGGTCGCGGGCGTGTGCGTCCCCATCACCGGACGGCTGGGCGACATGATCGGCAAGCGGCGCATGCTGCTGGCCTGCGCCGTACCGCTCACCGCCGGGTCCGTGGTCTGCGCCCTTGCCGGCAGCATCGTCCCGATGATCATCGGCCGCGGGCTTCAGGGCATCGGCATGGGCATGATCCCCCTCGGGATCGCCCTGCTGCGCGACGTCGTCCCCGCCGCCAAGCTCAGCTCCTCCATCGCCCTGGTCAGCGCCTCCATGGGCATCGGCGGCGGCATCGGCCTCCCGGTGGCCGCGGCCGTCGCCCAGTACGCCGACTGGCGCCTGCTCTTCTGGGGCGCCGCCGCCCTGGCAGCCGCCGTCACCGTCATGATCCTCACCCTCGTCCCCGACGTCCCCGCCACCGCCAAGGGGCAGCGCTTCGACGCCGTCGGCGCCCTGGGGCTGGCCGCCGGCCTCGTGACCCTGCTGCTCGCCGTGTCCAAGGGCGCCGACTGGGGCTGGGGTTCGGCCACCACCCTCACGCTCTTCGCGACCGCCGCCGTGACCCTCACCGTCTGGGGATGGTTCGAGTGGCGCACCCGTGAGCCGCTGGTGGACCTGCGCACCACCGCCCGCCCCCGCGTCCTGCTCACCAACCTCGCCTCCCTCTGCATCGGCTTCGGCATGTACGCGAGCATGCTCGTCATCCCCCAGCTCCTGCAGTTCCCCGAAGCCACCGGCTACGGCCTGGGCCAGTCCATGCTCGCCGCCGGCCTGTGGATGCTGCCCGGCGGTCTGATGATGATGGTCCTCTCCCCCGTCGGCGGGAAGCTCACCAACGCCCGAGGCCCCAAGACCACCCTGATCAGCGGCGCTCTTGTCCTGGCCGCGGGCTACCTCGCCTCCCTCCTGCTCGCCGGCACCGCGTGGGGTCTCATGGCCGCCCTGGTGATCATGGACAGTGGTGTCGCCCTCGCCTACGGAGCCATGCCCGCCCTCATCATGAGCACCGTCCCCCTCAGCGAAACCGCAGCCGCGAACGGCTTCAACGCCCTCATGCGCTCCCTGGGCACCTCCATCGGAGCCGCCGTCGTCGGCGTCGTCCTCGCCCAGATGACCACCACGGTCGGCGGCCACACCTTCACCTCGGAAAACGGCTTCCGCACCGCCCTCATCATCGGCTGCGCACTCGCCCTCGTCTCCGCCGTCATCGCCGCACTGATCCCCGGCCCCCGGACCGCTCAAGCCCGGCACGAAGCCCAGCCGACGCCAGACACCGAACCCGCCCCGAGGCCAACGGCGGGCGCACTCAACGGCGGCACCTGA
- a CDS encoding helix-turn-helix domain-containing protein produces MDVPTDTPKPLRADAARNSEKIVRAARQVYAERGPDAQLDEIARRAGVGIATLFRRFPDKGVLLRAVLDQRFAEEVIPAVDRAQQDTDPLRGLAVVMEAALSSAAGDYNVLAAARNAGVLMGEVGDRFFEALAPLVERGQRAGVIRGDLVPEDMRRIMGMLVSVLWTMDPGESGWRRYVTLMLDGLSPAAASPLAHPAPALRRPEH; encoded by the coding sequence GTGGATGTGCCGACCGATACCCCCAAGCCATTGCGCGCCGACGCGGCGCGCAACTCCGAGAAAATCGTCCGAGCCGCGCGCCAGGTCTACGCCGAGCGGGGCCCCGATGCCCAGCTGGACGAGATCGCCCGGAGGGCCGGCGTCGGCATCGCGACGCTGTTCCGCCGCTTTCCCGACAAGGGGGTCCTGCTGCGCGCGGTGCTGGACCAGCGGTTCGCGGAGGAGGTCATACCCGCGGTGGACAGGGCCCAGCAGGACACGGATCCGCTCCGCGGTCTGGCCGTGGTGATGGAGGCCGCCTTGTCCTCCGCGGCCGGCGACTACAACGTGCTGGCGGCTGCCAGGAACGCGGGGGTGCTGATGGGAGAGGTCGGCGACCGGTTCTTCGAGGCCCTGGCCCCGCTGGTCGAGAGAGGGCAGCGGGCCGGCGTGATCCGGGGCGACCTCGTGCCGGAGGACATGCGCCGGATCATGGGCATGCTGGTCAGTGTGCTGTGGACGATGGATCCGGGCGAGAGCGGATGGCGGCGCTACGTGACGCTGATGCTGGACGGCCTCTCCCCGGCTGCCGCCAGCCCCCTGGCCCACCCCGCCCCCGCGTTGCGTCGCCCGGAACACTGA
- a CDS encoding LuxR C-terminal-related transcriptional regulator: MLSLIDDLCTQQPVAVFLDDLQWADSASLLVVQRLLRSVHQLPLLLVGAYRPVPQGEVDRLSRSLALGNHPVLELAPLSPPAVSALLAGLCGGAPGPRLRRMAEGAAGNPLYVTELAAALQREDAIDLRDGLAEVPADCPQPSLTTLINHRLRYLRHEVLHALRAASVLGAGCTLTELAAVLDRPAHELLSIVAEAETAGILRAAGDRLVFRHDLIRHALYDAVPTPARAMLHLRTAQALAGAGAVPERVAEHLLPASPASGDFLTDWLLGSAVHLTSREPAMALLLIGRALALADPTDPRRDQLQLHRAVAELSTGRLAEAEETARCALAGPRTPGRETPLRWVIVHASFARGRPDLALAEIHAACGRPGVPALEVIRFRAFSALCRFTLGRLPEAGAVAAATRRAAEARDDAAALANALHTLAAKRFLEAPGTEALELARHAARLTPHPLHPAQRIRRQLALANSYMDLDQHQDAQRTLAAVQETTEHTGGSYLPWYHLSCALLAFHAGRWDDALAATEAGLAPGKHLEMRRPLRAVAALISLHRGRQSAAEAHLAAAAPATDSGTVTWFYECLPLRAQALADETRGHPERAYARLTAAFDRGVGGQLPGQLILGFLTPDLVRLALTRNDTTNALRYAEAARRRADHSGTPYHLGDALRCQGLLAGDPDLLLEAARCYRQAPRPLSEAHACTDAAELLAQQRRPERARALLDQAWEIYTRLDAQWDAARALSRLRAHAIHRSARRPRSSTRHGWEALTDTEHIVAAHVASGHSNPEIAARMYLSRRTVGSHVSHILRKLGMTSRVELAAEVIRRRSTDDPPAPDRPRDTAVRLT, from the coding sequence GTGCTCAGCCTGATCGACGACCTGTGTACGCAGCAGCCGGTGGCAGTGTTCCTCGACGATCTCCAGTGGGCGGACTCGGCGAGCCTGCTGGTGGTGCAACGGCTGCTGCGGTCGGTCCACCAGCTGCCACTGCTACTCGTCGGAGCCTATCGGCCGGTGCCCCAAGGGGAAGTCGACCGTCTCTCCCGGAGTCTGGCTCTCGGCAACCACCCGGTACTGGAGCTGGCCCCCCTGAGTCCGCCTGCCGTGTCGGCCCTGCTGGCCGGCCTGTGCGGCGGTGCGCCCGGTCCGCGGCTGCGACGCATGGCCGAGGGAGCGGCCGGAAACCCCTTGTACGTCACGGAGCTGGCCGCTGCCCTGCAGCGCGAGGACGCGATCGACCTCCGCGACGGGCTCGCGGAGGTCCCTGCCGACTGCCCGCAACCGTCGCTGACCACACTGATCAACCACCGGTTGCGGTATCTGCGCCACGAGGTGCTGCACGCGCTTCGCGCCGCCTCGGTGCTGGGAGCCGGCTGTACCCTCACCGAGCTCGCAGCGGTCCTCGACCGGCCGGCACATGAACTGCTCAGCATCGTCGCGGAGGCCGAGACGGCGGGAATTCTGCGGGCTGCCGGCGACCGGCTGGTCTTCCGCCACGACCTCATACGACATGCCCTCTACGACGCCGTGCCGACACCGGCCCGCGCCATGCTGCACCTGAGGACGGCGCAGGCCCTTGCCGGCGCCGGAGCGGTTCCCGAACGGGTCGCCGAGCATCTGCTGCCCGCGTCGCCTGCGTCCGGTGATTTCCTGACCGACTGGCTCCTGGGATCCGCGGTCCACCTCACCTCCCGGGAACCCGCCATGGCGCTCCTGCTGATCGGCCGGGCACTGGCGCTCGCCGACCCCACTGATCCACGCCGCGACCAACTCCAGCTCCACCGCGCCGTCGCGGAGCTCTCCACCGGCCGTCTGGCCGAGGCGGAGGAGACCGCCCGCTGCGCACTGGCCGGCCCCCGCACCCCGGGGCGGGAAACTCCGCTGCGGTGGGTCATCGTCCATGCGTCCTTCGCCCGCGGCCGCCCCGACCTGGCGCTCGCCGAGATCCACGCCGCCTGCGGCAGGCCGGGGGTACCGGCGCTCGAGGTCATCCGGTTCCGGGCGTTCAGCGCACTGTGTCGGTTCACACTGGGCAGGCTGCCGGAGGCCGGCGCTGTCGCGGCGGCCACCCGGCGTGCGGCCGAAGCGAGGGACGACGCGGCTGCCCTGGCCAACGCCCTGCACACCCTGGCGGCGAAACGCTTCCTCGAAGCTCCTGGTACCGAAGCCCTGGAACTCGCCCGGCACGCCGCCCGTCTCACGCCGCACCCGCTGCATCCGGCACAGCGGATCAGACGGCAACTCGCCCTGGCCAACAGCTATATGGACCTCGACCAGCACCAGGACGCGCAGCGCACCCTCGCCGCCGTCCAAGAGACGACCGAGCACACCGGAGGCAGCTACCTGCCCTGGTACCACCTCTCCTGTGCCCTGCTCGCATTCCACGCCGGCCGCTGGGACGACGCTCTCGCCGCGACAGAGGCCGGGCTCGCCCCCGGCAAGCACCTCGAGATGCGCCGGCCACTGCGGGCGGTGGCAGCGCTGATCTCGCTGCACCGCGGCCGGCAGTCCGCCGCCGAGGCTCATCTGGCCGCCGCGGCCCCGGCGACCGACAGCGGTACCGTCACCTGGTTCTACGAATGCCTGCCACTGCGCGCCCAAGCCCTCGCGGACGAGACCCGGGGCCATCCCGAGCGCGCCTACGCCCGGCTCACCGCCGCGTTCGACCGTGGCGTGGGCGGCCAGCTGCCGGGCCAGTTGATCCTCGGCTTCCTGACGCCCGATCTCGTACGACTCGCCCTGACCCGCAACGACACCACGAACGCACTGCGCTACGCCGAAGCCGCACGCAGACGGGCCGACCACAGTGGCACCCCGTACCACCTCGGAGATGCCCTCCGGTGCCAGGGGCTGCTGGCCGGGGACCCGGATCTGCTGCTGGAGGCAGCCCGCTGCTACCGGCAGGCACCCAGGCCGCTGAGCGAGGCACACGCCTGCACCGACGCGGCCGAACTACTGGCCCAGCAGCGGCGACCGGAACGGGCCCGCGCCCTGCTCGACCAGGCATGGGAGATCTACACACGTCTGGACGCCCAGTGGGACGCGGCCCGCGCCCTGTCCCGCCTGCGCGCCCACGCCATCCACCGCAGCGCACGCAGACCGCGCAGCAGTACCCGCCACGGATGGGAGGCGCTGACCGACACCGAACACATCGTCGCCGCCCACGTCGCCTCCGGACACTCCAACCCCGAGATCGCGGCCCGTATGTACCTCTCGCGGCGCACCGTCGGCTCCCATGTGTCGCACATTCTCCGGAAGCTGGGGATGACCTCGCGGGTCGAACTCGCCGCCGAAGTCATCCGCCGCAGGAGCACGGACGATCCGCCTGCGCCGGACAGGCCGCGGGACACCGCGGTCCGGCTCACGTAA